One Portunus trituberculatus isolate SZX2019 chromosome 43, ASM1759143v1, whole genome shotgun sequence DNA segment encodes these proteins:
- the LOC123518084 gene encoding brain protein I3-like — protein sequence MEDAPPPYTSTPTQPPPYKQKADGEVPPVGFDVPQEGTEHIAGAALVPPQPVATHVVVVQQQGSCPICKMGYVREEFTLCGMFMAIMFFPLGLICCLLMRVRRCSHCRAIVI from the exons ATGGAGGACGCACCCCCTCCATACACGT CCACGCCTACGCAGCCGCCGCCGTACAAACAAAAAGCTGACGGCGAGGTACCCCCAGTAGGCTTCGACGTGCCGCAGGAAGGAACTGAACACATAGCTGGGGCTGCCCTTGTGCCCCCTCAGCCTGTTGCCActcacgtggtggtggtgcagcagcagggtTCCTGTCCCATCTGCAAG ATGGGGTACGTGCGGGAGGAGTTCACGCTGTGTGGAATGTTTATGGCAATAATGTTCTTCCCGCTTGGCCTGATCTGCTGCCTGCTGATGAGGGTGCGGCGCTGCTCACACTGCCGGGCCATCGTCATCTAA